One segment of Herbaspirillum hiltneri N3 DNA contains the following:
- a CDS encoding glutathione S-transferase family protein, translated as MATPLTLISHYLCPYVQRVAIVLQEKGLPFERIDIDLADKPGWFLRVSPLGKTPVLLVDGEAIFESAVICEYLDDSVAPPLHPVHVLTRARHRGWMEFGSSLLNAIGGFYAAPDDVSLQRRAEDIRDRFLQLEDVLGDGPYFAGDGFCMVDAVFGPVFRYFDVFDAIADFGFMATTPKVHAWREALRARPSVRAAAPSDYEAALQLFLLQRKSALSARMKSVGM; from the coding sequence GTGGCTACTCCCCTTACGCTGATCAGTCATTACCTGTGCCCCTACGTGCAGCGCGTCGCCATCGTGCTGCAGGAAAAAGGCCTGCCCTTCGAGCGCATCGACATCGACCTGGCCGACAAACCCGGCTGGTTTCTGCGCGTGTCTCCGTTGGGCAAGACGCCGGTGTTGCTGGTGGATGGCGAGGCGATTTTCGAATCGGCCGTGATCTGCGAATACCTCGACGACAGCGTGGCGCCGCCATTGCATCCGGTCCACGTGCTGACGCGCGCGCGCCATCGCGGATGGATGGAATTCGGGTCGTCGCTGCTGAACGCCATCGGCGGCTTTTACGCTGCCCCGGATGACGTCAGCTTGCAGCGTCGCGCCGAAGATATCCGCGACAGATTCCTGCAACTGGAAGACGTGCTGGGCGATGGTCCGTACTTTGCAGGCGACGGATTTTGCATGGTCGACGCGGTGTTCGGGCCGGTGTTCCGCTACTTCGACGTGTTCGACGCCATCGCCGATTTCGGCTTCATGGCGACGACGCCGAAAGTACACGCATGGCGCGAGGCGTTGCGGGCGCGTCCTTCGGTGCGTGCCGCAGCGCCGTCCGACTACGAGGCAGCGCTGCAGCTCTTTCTATTGCAA
- a CDS encoding DUF3142 domain-containing protein, with protein MTLCGVLAACQRAPQALPQQAYIWQRQWSPAVAAAMQASDQLVRGWRVLAAELTSQRQWKTANPDWEALKTTQHAVVMVVRLDGQTDSLDAATQNHVTGMLARWKQQGVPVAGVEIDYDCPTSQLPAYRNFLTGLRQSLDRDTSLSITALPTWLNSPELSKLLAVTDESVLQVHAVMNPRQGLFDAERAQAWLKAYAKQTSHPWRVALPSYSTRVSWDDNGRISTVESERPLLASGNVAQELTASPTVVSAFLAQLDKDPSPGLVGVVWFRLPTEDDVRNWSQPTWQAVLARQPLKPAVTVEALATAQAGLHDLTLRNNGNADSALPLIVRIDAASACDAADGINGYALEADAQGKYLRRTREGLLRAGYQRNIGWAHCGQQHIQLHVEH; from the coding sequence TTGACACTGTGCGGCGTACTTGCCGCCTGCCAGCGCGCACCGCAAGCCTTGCCGCAGCAGGCCTACATCTGGCAGCGGCAATGGAGTCCCGCCGTCGCCGCCGCCATGCAGGCCAGCGACCAACTGGTCCGCGGCTGGCGCGTGCTCGCGGCGGAACTCACGTCACAGCGTCAATGGAAGACCGCCAATCCCGACTGGGAGGCGCTGAAAACGACGCAGCATGCCGTCGTGATGGTGGTGCGGCTGGACGGCCAGACCGACTCGCTCGACGCCGCCACGCAAAACCACGTCACGGGAATGCTTGCACGCTGGAAGCAACAGGGCGTACCGGTCGCCGGCGTGGAAATCGACTACGACTGCCCGACCTCGCAATTGCCGGCATATCGGAATTTTCTGACCGGCTTGCGCCAGAGTCTGGACCGCGACACCTCGCTGTCGATCACGGCGCTGCCGACCTGGCTCAATAGCCCCGAGCTGAGCAAGCTGCTGGCCGTCACCGATGAGTCGGTGTTGCAGGTGCATGCAGTGATGAATCCGCGCCAAGGGCTGTTCGACGCCGAGCGCGCGCAGGCGTGGCTGAAGGCGTATGCAAAACAGACCTCGCATCCCTGGCGCGTGGCGCTCCCCTCATACAGCACGCGCGTAAGCTGGGACGACAACGGCCGCATCAGCACGGTCGAGAGCGAACGCCCGCTGCTGGCGTCCGGCAACGTCGCGCAGGAACTGACGGCGTCGCCGACGGTGGTAAGCGCCTTCCTCGCGCAACTGGACAAGGATCCCTCACCGGGCCTGGTCGGCGTGGTCTGGTTCCGCCTGCCGACCGAAGACGATGTGCGCAACTGGAGCCAGCCGACCTGGCAGGCGGTGCTGGCGCGCCAGCCGCTCAAACCCGCCGTGACGGTGGAAGCACTCGCTACTGCACAAGCCGGCCTGCACGACCTCACGCTGCGCAACAACGGCAACGCCGACAGCGCGCTGCCACTGATCGTGCGCATCGATGCGGCCTCGGCCTGCGACGCCGCCGATGGCATCAACGGCTACGCGCTGGAAGCCGACGCCCAGGGAAAATATCTGCGGCGCACGCGCGAAGGCCTGCTGCGCGCCGGCTACCAACGTAATATCGGCTGGGCCCATTGCGGACAACAACACATCCAACTCCATGTGGAACACTGA
- a CDS encoding DUF1120 domain-containing protein — translation MTKQITLFSALAASLLVSFAAQAADTAELKVKGVIRPSACTPSFTGTNVVDYGTISAKGLSTTAANVLAEKTIAFTVTCDAATKVAVRAIDNKASTVVTGLMTAIESRLTDKYAYGLGAAGGKNIGAYSVRVIPNSFSADGATPDVIYDEANNGTWIKSGDGRFHADGAGRKSFAATGTTTPGSYKTMSGNLGVTAVLDKGANLPLTQNIDLDGSATIEVQYL, via the coding sequence ATGACCAAGCAAATCACTCTCTTCTCCGCCCTGGCTGCTTCCCTGCTGGTGTCTTTCGCCGCCCAGGCTGCCGATACCGCCGAACTGAAGGTCAAAGGCGTCATTCGTCCTTCGGCCTGCACCCCGAGCTTCACCGGCACCAACGTGGTCGACTACGGCACCATCTCCGCCAAGGGCCTGAGCACCACGGCAGCGAACGTACTGGCGGAAAAGACCATCGCCTTCACCGTCACTTGCGATGCAGCAACCAAAGTCGCTGTCCGCGCCATCGACAACAAGGCCTCGACTGTGGTCACCGGCCTGATGACGGCAATCGAATCGCGTCTGACCGACAAGTATGCCTACGGCCTGGGCGCAGCAGGCGGCAAGAACATCGGTGCCTACAGCGTTCGCGTCATCCCCAATTCGTTCAGCGCGGACGGCGCCACGCCTGACGTCATCTACGACGAAGCCAACAACGGCACCTGGATCAAATCGGGGGATGGCCGCTTCCACGCCGACGGCGCCGGCCGCAAGTCCTTCGCCGCCACCGGCACGACCACACCCGGCTCCTACAAGACCATGTCCGGCAACCTTGGCGTGACCGCCGTGCTGGACAAGGGCGCCAACCTGCCGCTGACACAAAACATCGACCTCGACGGCTCGGCCACGATCGAAGTGCAGTACCTGTAA
- a CDS encoding LysR family transcriptional regulator, which produces MNAKLQYKPGYRISQPDLEIILALVRAQTLAVAGERLGVDASTVFRAVQRMEKGLGIRLFERSRSGYQPSELAQELAVHAEQMEAQLEAARSAVQLQPDQVSGVVRISTTDTVLHGLVAPALKLLRTSHPLLTYDIHAGNELASLTRRDTDIAVRATRRPPQHLVGKHVGPIRVALYAGKKSGIKDIDAGIAAGSWIAPDDALPEHPSVIWRKKHFPRAMPAYRVNSILTVAELTAQGLGIGLLPVFLAERRNDLLQLTETIDECQTELWLLTHTESRHLRRVSAVFNHLAEQVALV; this is translated from the coding sequence ATGAATGCAAAGTTGCAATACAAGCCGGGATACAGAATCAGCCAGCCGGATCTGGAAATCATCCTCGCATTGGTGCGCGCGCAGACGCTGGCGGTAGCCGGCGAACGGCTGGGCGTGGACGCGTCAACCGTGTTTCGCGCCGTGCAGCGCATGGAAAAGGGACTCGGCATTCGTCTGTTTGAACGCTCGCGCAGCGGCTACCAGCCCTCTGAACTGGCGCAGGAACTGGCGGTGCATGCAGAACAGATGGAAGCGCAACTCGAGGCGGCGCGCTCAGCCGTACAGTTGCAGCCGGACCAGGTGTCCGGCGTCGTGCGCATCAGCACCACAGACACCGTGCTGCACGGCCTGGTGGCGCCGGCGTTGAAATTGCTGCGCACCAGCCATCCGCTGCTGACCTATGACATTCATGCCGGCAATGAACTGGCCAGCCTGACGCGGCGCGACACCGACATCGCCGTGCGCGCCACGCGGCGGCCGCCGCAGCACCTGGTCGGCAAGCACGTCGGGCCGATCCGCGTGGCGCTGTATGCGGGCAAGAAAAGCGGGATAAAGGATATCGACGCCGGCATCGCTGCAGGCAGCTGGATCGCTCCGGACGACGCGCTGCCTGAGCACCCTTCGGTGATCTGGCGCAAGAAACATTTCCCCAGGGCGATGCCGGCTTATCGCGTCAACAGCATCCTCACGGTTGCCGAATTGACGGCGCAAGGTTTGGGCATCGGCCTGTTGCCGGTGTTCCTGGCAGAGCGGCGCAACGACCTGCTTCAGCTGACCGAAACGATCGATGAATGCCAGACCGAGCTATGGCTGCTCACGCACACGGAATCACGCCACCTGCGTCGCGTGTCGGCGGTGTTCAATCATCTGGCGGAGCAGGTCGCGCTGGTGTGA